A genomic stretch from Phycisphaerae bacterium includes:
- a CDS encoding M14 family zinc carboxypeptidase has translation MRSRLARLHVSATFIVLMLVSAAPAGDLGIKPGDQVVRVDVTTAERLALLESMNLDIWSHEIGVGPLDVYVSVVDRKRLDEAGFTYRVLNPDILRSRRAEEEAYRRHVEQAARGLATPFDSYLPLADIETYINNLAAARPDLCEVIDIGNTVQGRDIWVLHITGAGAGPKPGVFYHSLIHAREWITAPVVLYLATHLVENYDTDPCVQALVDQTDFYLAPCVNPDGYSYTWTNNRMWRKNRRNNGSSYGVDLNRNFGYQWGCCGESGSSSSPGSDTYRGPSAFSEPETQAIRDFVQAHPNINAYMDYHSYSQLLMWPWGYTPSLTPDNAQFAAVGNAMQQMILDVHGTYYEPGPANTTIYPANGVSIDWAYGVEEILAYTIELRDTGEFGFVLPPEQIVPTCEENLPGILYLSRWASAGVLLDLQGPAPEQIVAGQSTPISVTLIAAQENYVPDSGLMHYRFNPVDPYSTTPLALQSGTTYIGTLPAGTCGDTAEFYFTASGSGGYVAVDPCGAPTNVYSAPVTLAEPSPELAYSFTMTTNPGWTLGTGWAYGDPTGSCGDPQNGFTGTNVLGYNLSGCYSDNIPVRYATTTAIDCSDLVNTQLRFRRWLGVESSVYDHASIEASNNGTTWTTVWNFVGPTLVETSWSLQTYDISVVADEQPTVYLRWVMGDSDGGLTFCGWNIDDVEILGAEANPCSGFALGDVNNDTYVDALDIGAFTEALLQWPTITQQQTCSADIDGVCGVTMEDVEPFVQILVGSS, from the coding sequence ATGAGATCTCGACTCGCTCGCCTGCATGTTAGCGCCACATTTATCGTACTGATGCTGGTCTCGGCCGCTCCGGCGGGCGACTTGGGAATCAAACCCGGCGATCAGGTGGTTCGGGTCGATGTGACCACCGCCGAACGACTCGCGCTGCTCGAGTCGATGAACCTGGACATTTGGTCCCATGAGATCGGGGTCGGCCCGCTCGACGTCTATGTGTCCGTCGTAGATCGAAAGCGGCTCGATGAGGCCGGATTCACTTACCGCGTGCTCAACCCCGACATTCTTCGCTCGCGGAGGGCTGAGGAAGAGGCCTACCGGCGGCATGTCGAACAAGCCGCACGCGGGCTGGCGACGCCGTTTGATTCCTATTTGCCCCTGGCGGACATCGAGACGTACATCAACAACCTCGCTGCCGCGCGACCGGACTTGTGTGAGGTCATTGACATTGGCAACACCGTACAGGGTCGCGATATCTGGGTCTTGCACATCACGGGCGCGGGGGCGGGGCCCAAGCCCGGCGTTTTCTACCATTCGCTGATCCATGCCCGTGAATGGATCACGGCGCCAGTAGTGCTGTATCTCGCCACGCACCTTGTCGAAAACTACGACACGGATCCCTGCGTTCAGGCGCTGGTGGATCAGACGGATTTTTATCTTGCCCCGTGCGTAAATCCCGATGGTTACAGCTATACGTGGACGAACAATCGGATGTGGCGAAAGAACCGCAGGAACAATGGCAGCAGCTACGGCGTCGATCTCAATCGCAATTTCGGGTACCAATGGGGCTGCTGCGGCGAAAGTGGCTCGAGCAGTTCGCCCGGTTCGGACACCTATCGCGGCCCAAGCGCCTTCAGCGAACCAGAGACACAGGCGATCCGTGACTTCGTCCAGGCGCACCCCAACATCAATGCCTACATGGACTATCACAGTTACTCGCAGCTCCTGATGTGGCCGTGGGGGTACACGCCGTCTTTGACACCGGACAATGCGCAATTCGCCGCGGTTGGCAATGCCATGCAGCAGATGATCCTGGACGTGCACGGCACCTATTACGAGCCGGGGCCGGCCAACACCACGATCTATCCGGCGAACGGCGTATCAATCGATTGGGCCTACGGAGTCGAGGAGATTCTGGCGTATACGATCGAATTGCGTGACACCGGCGAGTTCGGTTTCGTTCTTCCCCCGGAACAGATCGTGCCGACGTGCGAGGAGAATCTGCCGGGGATTCTGTACCTGTCACGATGGGCTTCGGCGGGCGTCCTTTTGGACCTACAGGGTCCGGCGCCGGAACAAATCGTCGCTGGACAATCGACGCCGATCAGCGTCACGCTCATTGCCGCCCAGGAAAACTACGTGCCGGACTCGGGGCTGATGCACTATCGATTCAATCCCGTCGACCCCTATTCAACCACGCCGCTCGCGTTGCAAAGCGGTACCACGTACATCGGGACGCTGCCCGCCGGGACTTGCGGGGACACGGCGGAGTTCTATTTCACGGCTTCCGGCAGCGGTGGATACGTCGCCGTTGATCCTTGCGGCGCGCCGACAAATGTTTATTCCGCGCCGGTTACGCTGGCCGAGCCGTCTCCGGAACTCGCGTATTCATTCACGATGACGACCAATCCCGGATGGACGCTTGGCACGGGATGGGCGTATGGCGATCCGACGGGTTCGTGCGGCGATCCGCAGAACGGCTTCACGGGCACGAACGTGCTCGGGTACAATTTAAGCGGCTGTTATTCGGACAATATTCCGGTTCGGTATGCCACCACGACGGCGATCGATTGCTCGGACCTGGTAAATACGCAACTTCGATTCCGCCGGTGGCTGGGAGTCGAATCGTCGGTTTACGATCACGCGAGCATCGAAGCCTCCAACAACGGCACGACGTGGACGACCGTCTGGAATTTCGTCGGTCCCACACTTGTCGAGACGAGCTGGTCGCTTCAGACATATGACATCTCGGTGGTCGCAGACGAGCAGCCGACGGTTTACCTTCGTTGGGTAATGGGAGACTCGGACGGAGGCCTTACATTTTGCGGCTGGAACATTGATGATGTCGAAATCCTCGGGGCCGAAGCAAATCCTTGCTCGGGGTTCGCCTTGGGCGATGTGAACAACGACACGTACGTGGATGCCTTGGACATCGGCGCATTTACCGAGGCCCTCCTGCAATGGCCGACGATCACACAGCAGCAGACTTGTAGTGCGGACATCGACGGCGTCTGTGGCGTGACGATGGAGGACGTGGAGCCTTTCGTGCAGATACTCGTGGGGAGTAGTTAG
- a CDS encoding sodium-translocating pyrophosphatase: MLLLTAIATPLLLATPVMASEADLAIPDLHAGHFNIFGKDISAWNLLAGGACIIVITLGFSLYLRTQIHRLPAHQSMLDVAEVIFQTCKTYLIQQGKFLLMLFAIMGTAMTYYFVGLQHETMKTAMMVLFFSIVGMGGSYCVAWYGIRVNTYANCRTAFASLKGEPWDVVNIPLRAGMSVGLFLISLELVMMVIILLFVPREIVGYCFLGFAIGESLGASALRIAGGIFTKIADIGSDLMKIVFNVKEDDPRNPGVIADCTGDNAGDSVGPTADGFETYGVTGVALISFITLAVTAKAGVVNYLDIQAKLIVWIFAMRFLMDCMSGISYFINQAISKAKYGGLKEFNFEDPLTRLIWIAAILCISTSFGMSKLLIGDLSVTMLENGQEVVHALPQLWWQLATIISCGTLAAVLIPEFTKIFTSSHSKHVHEVVTASREGGASLTILSGIVAGNFSAFWMGMLIMGLMSGAYFVSGYELGSVMGVNASIFAFGLVAFGFLCMGPVTIAVDSYGPVTDNAQSVFELAQTESIPGIKEEIKRDFGFTPDFERGKHYLESNDSAGNTFKATAKPVLIGTAVVGATTMIFAIILLLKDKGLLALNLTDAPVLLGFMSGGAVIHWFGGASMQAVTTGAYRAVEFIKKNMNLDKKQADMNDSITVVRICTQYAQSGMWNIFIALMSITLAFAFFDPNFFVAYLVSIAVFGLFQAIYMANAGGAWDNAKKLVEVDFREKNTPVHAATVVGDTVGDPFKDTTSVALNPIIKFSTLFGLLAVEIAVKMTEAAKHAGTTDYTKVIGVVMLAIALIFVWRSFYAMRIPRENLRGGKPAAGH; the protein is encoded by the coding sequence CTGCTTTTATTGACCGCGATCGCGACGCCGCTCCTTCTCGCGACGCCGGTGATGGCCAGCGAAGCGGATTTGGCAATCCCGGATTTGCACGCGGGACATTTCAACATTTTCGGGAAGGATATTTCCGCATGGAATCTCCTGGCGGGCGGGGCCTGCATTATTGTCATTACGCTCGGCTTCAGCTTGTATCTTCGGACTCAGATTCACCGGCTGCCGGCGCACCAGTCAATGCTCGACGTCGCCGAGGTCATTTTTCAGACCTGCAAGACGTATCTGATCCAGCAGGGCAAGTTCCTGTTGATGCTCTTTGCGATCATGGGCACGGCGATGACCTATTACTTCGTGGGTCTGCAGCATGAAACCATGAAGACCGCGATGATGGTCTTGTTCTTCTCGATCGTCGGAATGGGCGGGTCGTACTGCGTGGCTTGGTACGGCATCCGCGTGAACACCTACGCCAACTGTCGAACGGCCTTCGCGTCGCTCAAGGGCGAACCGTGGGACGTCGTCAACATCCCCCTTCGTGCGGGCATGTCGGTGGGCTTGTTCCTGATCTCGCTCGAACTGGTCATGATGGTGATCATCCTTCTGTTCGTGCCGCGCGAGATCGTCGGCTACTGCTTCCTCGGCTTCGCGATCGGCGAGTCGCTCGGCGCATCGGCCCTTCGTATCGCGGGCGGCATCTTCACCAAGATCGCCGACATCGGCTCCGACCTGATGAAGATCGTCTTCAACGTCAAGGAAGACGATCCTCGAAACCCCGGCGTCATCGCCGACTGTACCGGCGACAACGCGGGCGACTCGGTCGGCCCCACCGCCGACGGCTTCGAGACCTACGGCGTGACCGGCGTCGCGCTGATCTCGTTCATCACGCTGGCGGTCACGGCCAAAGCAGGCGTGGTCAATTACCTCGATATCCAGGCCAAGCTCATCGTGTGGATCTTTGCGATGCGCTTCCTGATGGACTGCATGTCCGGTATTTCATACTTCATCAATCAGGCGATTTCGAAGGCCAAGTACGGCGGATTGAAGGAGTTCAACTTCGAGGATCCGCTTACGCGGCTGATCTGGATCGCCGCCATCCTGTGCATTTCGACTTCCTTCGGCATGAGCAAACTGCTCATCGGCGACCTGTCCGTGACGATGTTGGAGAACGGTCAAGAAGTTGTCCACGCGCTGCCGCAGCTCTGGTGGCAGTTGGCCACGATTATCAGTTGTGGCACTCTGGCCGCCGTGTTGATTCCCGAGTTCACCAAGATATTCACTAGTTCACACTCCAAGCACGTACACGAAGTCGTTACGGCTTCCCGCGAAGGCGGCGCCTCGCTCACGATTCTCTCCGGCATCGTGGCGGGCAATTTCAGCGCCTTTTGGATGGGCATGTTGATCATGGGACTCATGTCCGGCGCTTACTTCGTGAGCGGGTACGAACTTGGAAGTGTCATGGGAGTGAATGCCTCAATTTTCGCCTTCGGACTCGTGGCCTTCGGCTTCCTCTGCATGGGGCCGGTTACCATCGCCGTCGATAGCTACGGCCCGGTGACCGACAACGCCCAATCCGTCTTTGAATTGGCCCAGACAGAGAGCATTCCGGGAATCAAAGAGGAGATCAAGCGAGATTTCGGCTTTACGCCTGACTTCGAACGCGGCAAGCATTACCTCGAATCAAACGACTCGGCCGGCAACACGTTTAAGGCGACGGCCAAGCCGGTGTTGATCGGCACGGCCGTGGTCGGCGCCACGACCATGATCTTTGCGATCATCCTGCTGCTCAAAGACAAGGGACTCCTCGCCCTCAATTTGACCGATGCCCCTGTCCTGCTCGGCTTCATGAGCGGCGGGGCCGTCATTCACTGGTTCGGCGGCGCCTCGATGCAGGCGGTGACGACCGGGGCGTACCGCGCAGTTGAGTTCATTAAGAAGAACATGAACCTCGACAAGAAACAGGCGGATATGAACGATTCCATCACGGTCGTCCGCATCTGCACGCAATATGCCCAAAGCGGGATGTGGAACATCTTCATCGCCTTGATGTCGATTACGCTGGCCTTTGCGTTCTTCGATCCGAACTTCTTCGTCGCCTATCTTGTATCGATCGCGGTGTTTGGTCTTTTCCAGGCGATCTACATGGCCAATGCGGGAGGCGCGTGGGATAACGCCAAGAAGCTCGTCGAGGTCGATTTCAGGGAGAAAAATACGCCGGTCCATGCGGCGACCGTCGTCGGCGATACCGTCGGCGATCCGTTCAAGGATACGACGTCTGTCGCCTTGAACCCGATCATCAAGTTCTCCACGTTGTTCGGCCTGCTTGCGGTGGAAATCGCCGTCAAGATGACCGAGGCCGCGAAACATGCCGGCACGACCGATTACACCAAGGTCATCGGCGTGGTCATGCTGGCGATCGCGCTTATCTTCGTCTGGCGTTCGTTCTACGCGATGCGGATTCCCCGGGAGAACCTCCGCGGCGGCAAGCCGGCGGCGGGCCACTGA
- the rsfS gene encoding ribosome silencing factor produces MGRKAINAKRDAQSVPGVKAGDDAREALRQRLARAAYAARQYAIDAARLVCDEKCEDILVLDLRGVSTICDYFVIATGTSDRQMRAVADHLRELGKTRGEEPYSVSGYDEGAWIVVDYVDVVVHLFDTEKRSYYDLEALWGDCPRVEWGA; encoded by the coding sequence ATGGGACGAAAGGCCATCAACGCCAAACGCGACGCCCAGTCCGTCCCCGGCGTCAAGGCCGGCGATGACGCCCGCGAGGCGCTTCGCCAGCGCCTGGCCCGTGCCGCCTACGCCGCGCGGCAATACGCCATTGATGCGGCCAGACTGGTTTGCGACGAAAAATGCGAGGACATTCTCGTCCTGGACCTTCGGGGCGTCTCGACGATCTGTGACTACTTCGTGATTGCGACGGGTACCTCCGACCGGCAGATGCGGGCGGTGGCGGACCATCTGCGCGAACTTGGCAAGACGCGCGGGGAGGAGCCGTACAGCGTATCGGGCTATGACGAGGGGGCGTGGATCGTCGTGGACTATGTGGACGTAGTGGTGCATCTCTTCGACACGGAGAAGCGGTCATACTACGATCTGGAGGCGCTTTGGGGGGACTGCCCACGGGTTGAGTGGGGGGCCTAA
- the argS gene encoding arginine--tRNA ligase: protein MTSLLAQLEAFIAAALADAYGDTAAGVGPQIRAAADAKFGDYQSNVAMGLAKTLGAKPREVAQKIVEALPPAARDMIEPPEVAGPGFINLKLRSEFLAARLGSIPPAPVNADEDRLGIEPVETSTRQTVVVDYSSPNVAKEMHVGHLRSTVIGDTIVRVLAFEGHQVIRQNHLGDWGTQFGKIILSLWHLCMGRHQNETAADFDRLADEISRAAREGGDAKSALLEHRRRIHQENLERDLDGREFSQFIQTFEPSFGELLPAYRYVNAVEDAAEGTGLTVTNKVTSESYPLSAVSRHVAAMLQGKTPHDNTQELAAWRKAKDATLKECNAIYRRLGVLLTDDDICGESFYEPLLPGVIEEVQARLKSTEGQSGEFRAACRKDKGAVCVFLEKPDGSPAFKGPQGDPLPMIIQKSDGASLYATTDIAAILYRVNHAHRHVVALQTPGLKSVLLGEPFRGGLGADRIVYVVGSPQKLHFEMLFPTVRAMGWLTKAEGEIRLEHVAFGSVLGGDRKMLRTRGGETVKLKDLLEEAVERAEKMVRETEDDTEKRRGFAEAEIKNIAATVGIAAVKYADLAQNRNTDYVFLWDKMLALQGNTAPYMLYAYARVRSIYRKAAESGPEVIQSENSDPKSAIVLSHPAERALAIRICQLAETIETVGENLLPNFLCDYLFDLAGRFMAFYESCPVLQAQDDATRASRLRLCDLTARALRLGLRLLGIGTLERM, encoded by the coding sequence GTGACATCACTTCTGGCACAACTTGAGGCGTTCATCGCGGCGGCGCTGGCGGATGCGTACGGCGATACAGCGGCCGGTGTCGGACCGCAGATCCGCGCGGCGGCAGACGCCAAGTTCGGCGATTATCAATCCAACGTGGCGATGGGGCTGGCCAAAACGCTGGGGGCCAAGCCGCGCGAGGTGGCGCAGAAGATCGTGGAGGCGCTGCCGCCCGCAGCTCGCGACATGATCGAGCCGCCGGAAGTTGCAGGGCCGGGGTTCATCAATCTCAAGCTGCGTTCGGAGTTTCTGGCGGCGCGGCTCGGCTCGATACCACCGGCGCCGGTCAATGCGGATGAGGATCGGCTGGGCATCGAGCCGGTAGAGACCTCGACACGGCAGACCGTCGTCGTCGATTACTCGTCGCCCAACGTGGCCAAGGAGATGCACGTCGGGCATCTGCGCAGCACCGTTATTGGGGACACAATCGTCCGTGTGCTGGCGTTCGAGGGACATCAGGTCATTCGACAAAATCACCTTGGGGATTGGGGGACGCAGTTCGGCAAGATCATCCTCTCCTTATGGCATCTGTGTATGGGGCGGCATCAGAACGAGACCGCGGCGGATTTTGATCGATTGGCCGACGAGATCTCTCGCGCCGCGCGAGAGGGCGGCGACGCGAAGTCGGCGTTGCTGGAGCATCGCCGTCGGATTCACCAGGAAAACCTCGAGCGGGATCTGGACGGCCGGGAGTTCAGCCAGTTCATTCAGACTTTTGAGCCGAGCTTCGGCGAGCTCCTGCCGGCGTACCGCTATGTCAACGCGGTGGAGGATGCGGCGGAGGGAACCGGCTTGACGGTTACGAACAAGGTCACGAGCGAGAGTTATCCTCTATCCGCGGTGTCGCGCCATGTCGCCGCGATGTTGCAGGGCAAGACGCCGCACGACAATACGCAGGAATTGGCCGCGTGGCGCAAGGCCAAGGATGCGACGCTGAAGGAGTGCAACGCGATCTATCGGCGGCTGGGCGTGCTTCTGACCGACGATGACATTTGCGGAGAGAGTTTCTACGAGCCGCTTCTGCCGGGCGTGATTGAGGAGGTTCAGGCGCGGCTCAAATCGACGGAAGGCCAGAGCGGCGAATTTCGCGCAGCTTGTCGCAAGGACAAAGGCGCCGTGTGCGTCTTCCTGGAGAAACCTGATGGCTCGCCCGCGTTCAAGGGCCCTCAGGGCGACCCGTTGCCCATGATCATTCAGAAGTCGGACGGGGCGTCGCTGTATGCCACGACGGATATCGCGGCAATCCTTTATCGCGTCAACCATGCGCACCGGCATGTCGTGGCCTTGCAGACTCCCGGGTTGAAGTCCGTGTTGTTGGGCGAGCCGTTTCGCGGCGGGCTGGGGGCGGATCGCATCGTCTATGTGGTCGGTTCGCCGCAAAAGCTGCACTTTGAGATGCTGTTTCCGACGGTACGCGCGATGGGTTGGTTAACTAAAGCAGAGGGCGAGATTCGGCTGGAGCACGTGGCGTTCGGCTCGGTGCTCGGCGGCGATCGGAAGATGCTGCGGACCCGCGGCGGAGAGACGGTCAAGCTCAAGGATCTGCTCGAAGAGGCCGTCGAACGGGCGGAGAAGATGGTCCGGGAGACGGAGGACGACACCGAAAAGCGCCGCGGTTTTGCGGAAGCGGAGATCAAGAACATCGCGGCAACGGTGGGCATCGCCGCCGTGAAGTACGCCGATCTGGCACAGAATCGCAATACAGATTATGTTTTTTTGTGGGACAAGATGCTCGCGCTGCAAGGAAACACGGCTCCGTACATGCTCTATGCGTACGCCCGGGTCCGATCGATTTACCGCAAGGCCGCGGAATCGGGGCCCGAGGTGATTCAATCCGAAAACAGCGATCCGAAATCGGCAATCGTGCTCTCGCATCCCGCTGAGCGCGCCTTGGCGATTCGTATTTGCCAACTTGCTGAGACCATCGAGACGGTCGGCGAGAACCTCCTGCCGAATTTCCTGTGTGACTATCTTTTTGATCTGGCCGGTCGGTTCATGGCCTTTTACGAATCGTGCCCCGTGTTGCAGGCGCAGGACGATGCGACGCGGGCATCCCGCTTGCGACTGTGTGATCTGACAGCGCGGGCACTTCGCTTGGGCCTTCGACTTCTGGGGATCGGGACATTGGAGCGCATGTAA
- a CDS encoding phospholipase D family protein, which produces MTSGKRTLSVFVSCAVITVAAFFFSAAMAPPRGSRGAPSIRAYFSPGDELEDRIVREISEARRRIRIQMYIFTSKPIADALASAKGRGVDVTIVLDKSQENMSYGRWPVLRRSGVKILFDRDHDVANNKIILIDNTTVITGSYNLTKAASESNAENIVVIKHDEEVIERFHKNFEAHLEHSGKPTK; this is translated from the coding sequence ATGACGTCGGGAAAACGTACATTGTCAGTCTTTGTTTCCTGCGCGGTCATTACCGTCGCCGCATTTTTCTTTTCCGCCGCCATGGCACCGCCGAGGGGTTCACGCGGCGCGCCGTCCATCCGCGCCTACTTTTCCCCCGGTGACGAATTGGAAGACCGGATCGTACGGGAAATCAGCGAAGCCCGACGGCGAATCCGCATCCAGATGTACATCTTCACGTCCAAACCAATCGCGGACGCCCTCGCCTCCGCCAAGGGCCGCGGCGTGGACGTCACCATCGTCCTCGACAAATCACAGGAAAACATGTCCTACGGTCGCTGGCCGGTCCTGCGGCGAAGCGGCGTAAAAATCCTGTTCGACCGCGATCACGACGTCGCCAACAACAAGATCATCCTCATCGACAACACGACCGTCATCACGGGCTCCTACAACCTGACCAAGGCGGCCAGCGAGAGCAACGCCGAGAACATCGTCGTCATAAAGCACGACGAGGAAGTGATCGAGCGATTTCACAAGAACTTCGAGGCGCACCTGGAGCATTCGGGCAAGCCGACAAAATAG
- a CDS encoding radical SAM protein has translation MTAVAAMPTTGRLSTDDLRQLYFDESIHGLGRRALAATQRLHPEDYRTYVVDRNINYANWCTAKCIFCNFKADPPGMNTGRTDLPTGYTLSYDEIGRKIEELIAIGGTQILMQGGLVPADGAAGLPFEWYLDLMRFIRKNYPTIHIHAFSPPEIFAFHQVFDMTIHDVLARLQEAGLNTVPGGGGEILSDRVREKIGIGKTMTDEWLEVMRQCHILGMSTSCTMMFGHMETVEERFEHLRLLRELQDESLARRNGGGFGAFICWTFQPENTPLGRMKPLPQASSLKPQAFSRRPLNDGKHLLLADAHEYLTMLALSRLYLDNIPHIQSSWVTMGPKIGQLALFYGANDMGSVMMEENVVSAAGATYRLNEPEIRRLIADAGWRPQKRDYYYRPIA, from the coding sequence ATGACCGCCGTCGCCGCCATGCCAACGACGGGCCGCCTCTCTACGGACGACCTTCGGCAACTTTACTTCGACGAGTCGATTCACGGCCTGGGCCGCCGGGCGCTGGCCGCGACGCAGCGGCTGCACCCCGAGGACTATCGCACCTACGTCGTCGACCGCAATATCAACTACGCGAACTGGTGTACGGCCAAGTGCATCTTCTGTAACTTCAAGGCCGATCCGCCGGGCATGAATACCGGTCGCACGGACCTGCCGACCGGTTACACGCTGAGCTACGACGAGATCGGCCGGAAGATCGAGGAGTTGATCGCCATCGGCGGTACGCAGATCCTTATGCAAGGGGGCCTGGTCCCCGCCGACGGCGCGGCCGGTCTGCCGTTTGAGTGGTATCTCGATCTGATGCGCTTCATCCGCAAGAACTACCCGACGATCCACATCCACGCCTTCAGCCCGCCAGAGATCTTTGCGTTTCACCAGGTCTTCGACATGACCATCCACGACGTGCTCGCGCGATTGCAGGAGGCGGGGCTGAATACCGTTCCGGGCGGCGGCGGGGAAATCCTCTCGGACCGGGTCCGCGAGAAGATCGGGATCGGAAAGACGATGACCGACGAGTGGCTGGAGGTCATGCGCCAGTGCCACATCCTCGGCATGTCCACGAGTTGCACAATGATGTTCGGGCATATGGAGACAGTGGAGGAGCGCTTCGAGCACCTGCGGCTGCTGCGGGAGTTACAGGATGAATCGCTCGCGCGCAGAAACGGCGGCGGCTTCGGCGCCTTCATCTGTTGGACGTTCCAACCTGAGAATACGCCGTTGGGGCGAATGAAGCCTCTTCCTCAAGCCTCAAGCCTCAAGCCTCAAGCCTTCAGCCGAAGGCCCCTCAACGACGGCAAGCACCTCCTCCTCGCCGACGCCCACGAATACTTGACCATGCTCGCCCTCTCGCGGCTCTACCTCGACAACATCCCCCACATCCAATCGAGCTGGGTCACGATGGGCCCCAAGATCGGCCAACTCGCGCTCTTCTATGGGGCCAACGACATGGGCAGCGTGATGATGGAGGAAAACGTCGTCAGCGCCGCCGGAGCCACTTATCGCCTCAACGAACCCGAAATCCGCCGCCTCATCGCCGACGCCGGCTGGCGGCCGCAGAAGCGGGATTATTACTACCGGCCGATTGCCTGA
- a CDS encoding menaquinone biosynthesis protein: MSPESTLIPPIAPAATATLGVVSFLNALPLYESLLDRRGVVIKPAVPSKLSELLTLGGCDAALLPVVDYWRNRERLTLVADGCIASDGETQTVRVFSKVPPDKVQRVHVDGDSHTSIVLARLVWRELYSRDIELISCRPAGVADEGMSNESVLLIGDKVVRNAPRGFGFEVDLGAAWKHLTDLPFVFAAWYGPKDRDHRAMTRLLAEARDAGVADARRIAGEHAAIHGWPVDVATKYLCEIMRYRLTPPMHAAMDRFFHLADRHGLLP; encoded by the coding sequence ATGAGCCCTGAATCGACCCTCATCCCGCCCATCGCCCCGGCCGCGACCGCGACGCTCGGCGTGGTATCGTTTCTGAACGCCCTGCCGCTTTACGAAAGCCTGCTCGATCGCCGGGGCGTCGTGATCAAGCCGGCGGTCCCGTCGAAATTGAGCGAATTGCTCACCCTCGGCGGGTGCGACGCCGCGCTGCTGCCGGTCGTCGATTACTGGCGAAACCGCGAGCGGCTTACGCTCGTCGCCGACGGCTGCATCGCCAGCGACGGCGAGACGCAGACGGTCCGCGTGTTTTCCAAAGTCCCGCCAGACAAGGTGCAGCGCGTGCATGTGGACGGCGACTCACACACGTCGATCGTCCTGGCCCGGCTCGTGTGGCGCGAACTGTACAGCCGCGATATCGAGCTGATCTCCTGCCGGCCTGCCGGGGTCGCCGACGAGGGAATGTCCAACGAGTCCGTTTTGTTGATCGGCGACAAGGTCGTCCGCAACGCCCCGCGCGGCTTCGGCTTTGAGGTCGATCTGGGCGCGGCGTGGAAGCACCTCACTGACCTGCCCTTCGTCTTTGCGGCGTGGTACGGACCGAAGGACCGCGATCATCGGGCGATGACGCGGCTGCTGGCCGAAGCCCGCGATGCCGGTGTCGCCGATGCACGCCGAATCGCCGGGGAGCACGCCGCGATCCACGGCTGGCCCGTCGATGTCGCGACGAAGTACCTGTGCGAGATCATGCGCTATCGGCTGACGCCGCCGATGCACGCCGCCATGGACCGCTTCTTTCACCTCGCCGATCGCCACGGGCTATTGCCATGA
- a CDS encoding DinB family protein produces the protein MTGTVAPILRRYAIEKLADHFAQVRRCCALLSAEQIWFRPNDNSNSVANLLLHLAGNVRQWIVGGLGGAIVPRDRPAEFARRDGLSREQLLESLAGVLDEAYAVLGGVDDAALVREYAIQNYRLSGVAAILHVVEHFAFHTGQIVTTTKWLLDVDLSLYDEKGHRRDGRQEAVP, from the coding sequence ATGACCGGCACCGTCGCCCCGATCCTCCGCCGTTACGCGATCGAGAAGCTTGCCGACCACTTCGCGCAGGTTCGCCGCTGCTGCGCCCTGCTCTCCGCCGAGCAGATCTGGTTCCGCCCGAACGACAACAGCAACAGCGTCGCCAATCTCCTCCTGCACCTCGCCGGCAATGTCCGCCAATGGATCGTCGGGGGGCTGGGCGGGGCGATTGTGCCGCGCGACCGGCCGGCGGAGTTTGCCCGGCGCGACGGTCTGTCCCGGGAGCAGCTTCTTGAATCGCTGGCGGGCGTATTGGACGAGGCGTACGCGGTACTTGGCGGCGTGGACGATGCGGCGCTCGTCCGCGAGTACGCGATCCAGAATTACAGGCTCTCCGGCGTCGCCGCGATCCTGCACGTCGTCGAGCACTTCGCCTTTCATACGGGGCAGATCGTGACCACGACGAAGTGGCTGCTGGATGTGGACCTGAGCCTGTACGACGAGAAGGGTCATCGCCGCGACGGCCGGCAGGAGGCAGTGCCGTAA